From the Arvicola amphibius chromosome 2, mArvAmp1.2, whole genome shotgun sequence genome, one window contains:
- the Ppp4r2 gene encoding serine/threonine-protein phosphatase 4 regulatory subunit 2, with protein MDVERLQEALKDFEKRGKKEVCPVLDQFLCHVAKTGETMIQWSQFKGYFIFKLEKVMDDFRTSAPEPRGPPNPNVEYIPFDEMKERILKIVTGFNGIPFTIQRLCELLTDPRRNYTGTDKFLRGVEKNVMVVSCVCPSSEKNSSNSLSRMNGVMFPGNSPNYTDRSNINGPGTPRPLNRPKLSLSTPLTTNGLPESTDSKESDLHSNEEKAHSDSPASESEVSSLSPVKNKHPDDDTAEAEEHEVKRLRFDKEGDVRETASQTVSSEGSERAEEAETASSPPEKDRENRSRQHCTEDDEDEEEEEEEESFMTPREMVPERKNQEKESDDALAVNEELSEEGTHMEDSDGSAAQRDPRSERSDSAGAVSSGSDCLETEESGGPTSRKTGESVSVSSMESDESTEVTDEPVEQDLTT; from the exons gatTCAGTGGTCCCAatttaaaggttattttattttcaaactggAGAAAGTGATGGATGATTTCAGAACTTCGGCTCCTGAACCAAGAGGTCCTCCCAATCCTAATGTTGAATATATTCCCTTTgatgaaatgaaggaaagaatacTGAAAATTGTCACTGGATTTAATGG TATCCCTTTTACTATTCAACGACTATGTGAATTGCTAACAGATCCAAGAAGAAATTATACAGGAACAGACAAATTTCTCAGAGGAGTAGAAAAG AATGTGATGGTTGTTAGCTGTGTTTGTCCTTCTTCAGA GAAGAACAGTTCTAATAGCTTAAGCCGAATGAATGGTGTTATGTTTCCTGGAAACTCACCAAACTATACTGACAG GTCTAATATAAATGGGCCTGGAACACCCAGGCCACTTAATCGACCAAAGCTTTCTTTGTCAACCCCCTTGACAACAAATGGTTTGCCTGAGAGTACTGATAGCAAAGAATCAGACCTGCATTCAAATGAAGAGAAAGCCCACAG TGATTCTCCAGCTTCCGAATCAGAAGTTTCTTCACTGAGCCCTGTTAAAAATAAACATCCAGATGATGATACTGCGGAAGCCGAGGAGCATGAGGTGAAAAGGCTGCGGTTTGACAAAGAAGGTGACGTCCGAGAGACAGCTAGCCAGACGGTGTCCAGTGAAGGCtcagagagagcagaggaagcagaaacagcaTCTTCCCCTCCGGAGAAGGATAGAGAAAATCGCAGCAGGCAACACTGTACAGAAGACgacgaggacgaggaggaagaggaggaggaag AATCTTTTATGACACCACGAGAAATGgtcccagaaagaaaaaatcaagaaaaagaatctGATGACGCTTTAGCTGTGAATGAAGAGCTTTCAGAGGAGGGTACTCACATGGAGGACTCTGACGGGTCTGCAGCTCAGAGAGATCCTCGCTCGGAACGGAGTGACAGTGCAGGGGCTGTGAGTAGTGGTTCTGACTGCCTTGAGACAGAAGAGTCAGGAGGGCCCACTTCCAGGAAAACGGGAGAAAGTGTCTCAGTGTCATCCATGGAGAGTGACGAATCCACAGAAGTCACAGACGAACCAGTGGAGCAAGACTTAACTACTTAG